The Pelodiscus sinensis isolate JC-2024 chromosome 10, ASM4963464v1, whole genome shotgun sequence genome has a segment encoding these proteins:
- the TRIM59 gene encoding tripartite motif-containing protein 59 translates to MHHFEEELTCSICYSIFEDPRVLPCSHTFCRNCLESVLQLSSNFSIWRPLRLPLKCPNCRSIVEIPPSGTESLPINFALKAIIEKYQQEDHPDVATCSEHYRQPLNVYCLLDRKLVCGHCLTIGKHHGHPIDDLQSAFMKEKDTPGKLLEQLTDEHWTKVCLLIEKLEEQKSHCENIVQDDKKAVLQYFKKLNDTLEHKKQALLSALDEVNAYISEEYAPLIENMKRMREEQLDLMSLNTSVQEEESPLLFLEKVDDVCQRIKVLKQKQLPDIKPVEVYPRIGQLMKDVWSKTEIGQINKILTPKIKLIPKGKVCNKASEKEREQSKELLQFINPLTVMLISMIIVIIMITFSKPVLSVVNEVTLVYISDILQFVYQDLWNNFQAVMEMLCHTSNLLREFMGRIVSFSF, encoded by the coding sequence ATGCATCATTTTGAGGAAGAATTAACTTGTTCCATTTGCTATAGTATATTTGAAGACCCACGTGTATTACCGTGCTCTCACACGTTTTGTAGAAATTGTCTGGAAAGTGTTCTTCAGCTGTCAAGCAACTTTTCCATATGGAGACCACTAAGACTTCCATTGAAGTGTCCCAACTGTAGAAGTATTGTTGAAATTCCTCCATCTGGTACTGAATCATTACCTATCAACTTTGCATTAAAAGCTATCATTGAAAAATATCAGCAAGAAGACCACCCAGATGTTGCAACATGTAGTGAACATTATAGGCAGCCATTAAATGTTTATTGTCTTTTGGATAGAAAATTAGTGTGTGGCCATTGTCTTACAATAGGTAAACATCATGGTCATCCTATCGATGACCTTCAAAGTGCCTTCATGAAAGAAAAGGATACTCCTGGAAAACTCCTTGAGCAGTTAACTGATGAACATTGGACTAAGGTGTGTTTGCTCATTGAAAAGTTGGAAGAACAGAAGTCTCACTGTGAAAACATTGTTCAAGATGATAAAAAAGCTGTATTGCAGTATTTTAAGAAACTTAATGACACACTGGAACATAAAAAGCAAGCTTTGCTGTCTGCTTTGGATGAAGTTAATGCTTACATTTCTGAAGAATATGCACCACTCATTGAAAATATGAAAAGAATGAGAGAAGAACAGCTTGATTTAATGTCATTGAACACATCTGTTCAAGAAGAGGAGTCTCCACTTCTTTTCCTTGAGAAGGTTGATGATGTGTGTCAACGCATAAAAGTTTTGAAACAAAAGCAATTACCAGATATTAAACCTGTTGAAGTTTATCCACGAATAGGACAGCTAATGAAGGATGTGTGGTCCAAAACTGAAATTGGTCAGATTAACAAGATCCTCACTCCAAAAATAAAGCTGATTCCAAAAGGGAAGGTATGCAACAAAGCCAGTGAGAAGGAAAGAGAACAGTCTAAGGAATTGCTTCAGTTTATAAACCCTTTAACAGTAATGCTAATTTCTATGATAATAGTGATAATTATGATTACATTTAGCAAACCTGTATTGTCAGTTGTAAATGAAGTAACTTTGGTATATATTTCAGATATCTTGCAGTTTGTTTATCAAGATCTATGGAACAACTTTCAGGCAGTCATGGAAATGCTATGCCATACATCTAATTTACTGAGAGAATTCATGGGGAgaattgtttctttttctttctga